In Aspergillus fumigatus Af293 chromosome 4, whole genome shotgun sequence, one genomic interval encodes:
- a CDS encoding putative rhamnogalacturonase produces the protein MPQRIQLDILASICEHHTCTFSSLYPLGSGSGPAHRPFDCNILSYGAVADNTTDISTSLESAFNWCVRPNPSSRLVVPEGQYLISRGVVLSNATNWAFQLDGLITVAYGGNWTIDRALILEGLAGTDVLNTTINGEGDQKFLLDVLVIVNAVDFEFYSSNGLGAFQGQGYLYRNLNNTDRPRLVRLISPINASVHDLILVDSPKFHIVLDFAINVEAYHLTIRGANLGSYDGIDVIGTNYHIHDNEVTNRDECVSVKSPSHHALIENLVCNQAGSGISIGSLNVSAEISNILAQNISIIQGNNIAFIKTYPGGSGYVTNVTFSNFRSKASLYGLNINQYWQNTFEPDTGSVTLSNLVFRNFSGSVANGVQRPPLYLIVNDLTYATNVTVEDFTVWTESGSSIVNKISNVFGHGDDSYGPNNGLVSLGAAEQPHTYTSTNIITASPTGWVPPKSPTWAAPSTGYGSK, from the exons ATGCCTCAACGAATCCAACTTGATATCCTAGCATCCATTTGCGAACACCATACTtgcactttctcttctttatATCCCCTTGGGTCTGGCAGCGGCCCAGCTCATCGGCCCT TCGATTGTAATATCCTCAGCTATGGTGCTGTCGCTGATAACACGACGGACATCTCGACATCTCTTGAATCAGCATTCAATTGGTGTGTCCGACCAAACCCCAGCAGCAGACTTGTTGTCCCGGAGGGTCAATACCTGATCTCCCGCGGCGTCGTGCTCAGCAACGCGACCAATTGGGCCTTTCAGCTGGATGGCCTCATCACAGTAGCGTATGGTGGAAATTGGACCATTGATCGTGCGTTAATCCTTGAGGGTTTAGCCGGTACAGATGTGTTGAATACTACCATTAATGGGGAGGGTGACCAGAAGTTTTTGTTAGATGTCTTGGTCATTGTCAATG CTGTTGATTTCGAGTTCTACTCATCTAACGGTCTCGGTGCCTtccaagggcaaggataTCTTTACCGGAATTTGAACAA CACTGATCGCCCCCGTCTTGTTCGTTTGATCTCGCCAATAAATGCGTCTGTCCATGACTTGATCTTGGTCGACAGCCCAAAGTTCCATATAGTGCTTGACTTTGCCATCAATGTAGAAGCATACCATCTTACCATCCGGGGTGCCAATCTCGGTAGTTATGATGGCATAGACGTGATTGGCACCAACTATCACATTCATGACAACGAG GTCACTAATCGTGACGAATGCGTCTCCGTCAAGAGTCCCTCCCACCACGCGCTGATCGAAAACCTGGTCTGTAATCAGGCCGGCTCGGGCATCTCCATCGGCAGCCTCAACGTCTCCGCTGAGATATCAAACATA CTCGCACAAAATATTAGCATCATCCAGGGGAACAACATTGCCTTCATCAAGACCTACCCCGGCGGCTCCGGCTACGTGACCAATGTTACCTTTTCCAACTTTCGGTCTAAAGCAAGTCTGTACGGCTTGAACATCAACCAGTACTGGCAGAACACATTCGAGCCAGATACGGGATCCGTCACGCTGAGCAATCTTGTCTTCCGAAACTTTTCAG GCTCCGTGGCAAATGGCGTCCAACGCCCACCGCTCTACCTCATCGTCAACGACCTCACATACGCCACCAACGTTACCGTCGAAGACTTCACCGTTTGGACTGAGTCCGGAAGCAGCATCGTCAACAAGATCAGTAATGTGTTTGGCCATGGCGATGACTCCTACGGTCCGAACAATGGCCTTGTCTCTCTGGGCGCTGCAGAACAGCCTCACACGTATACAAGCACCAACATCATTACCGCCTCACCGACAGGTTGGGTTCCACCGAAATCTCCAACCTGGGCGGCACCGAGTACAGGATACGGAAGTAAGTAG